A DNA window from Thermogemmata fonticola contains the following coding sequences:
- a CDS encoding Hsp70 family protein: MWLGIDLGTTYSAMATVDESGRPQMVPNRDGEILTPSAIYLAPDGSAVVGQAALDMALEQPERVATLVKRFMGRPEYDRPVAGRTFRPETLSAILLKKLAQDAQAALGPIEGCVITVPAYYDDTRRQATLNAGRIAGLPVLDILDEPTAAALAYACQSGWFHPRPLDASDSGNSSDRPRIVMIYDLGGGTFDVTLVKLARQRFQVLAIEGDVRLGGRDWDERLANWAAEQFLQHFHADPRDDPQSCAQLLANAERVKRTLSKIEQTTFTLNYAGQRLTLPVTRADLEQLTQDLLLRTRLTVQQLLQQAHLDWEQVDQVLLVGGSTHMPAVTRMLRELSGRDPNRSLAVSEVVARGAALHAGILGARRQLFPAAPSLRPGSGESAAGFRWDEIVEIHVNAHSLGVEVRNGPDRIHHKLIGKNTQLPASAEHVYYTVRENQSRVRVRILQGEAHQADACIPVGECWIEDLPPGLPQGSPIRVRCTVQANGCIHVSAADLTSGRSVTATLYRPSGLTDEQIAREADWLSQLRIL, encoded by the coding sequence ATGTGGCTGGGCATCGATTTGGGCACGACTTATTCGGCGATGGCCACGGTGGATGAGAGCGGCCGCCCGCAGATGGTGCCGAATCGGGACGGGGAGATTCTCACACCGTCGGCGATTTATCTGGCGCCGGATGGCAGCGCGGTGGTGGGCCAAGCGGCGCTGGACATGGCCCTGGAGCAACCGGAGCGGGTCGCCACGCTGGTCAAGCGCTTCATGGGCCGGCCGGAATATGATCGACCCGTCGCGGGTCGCACTTTTCGTCCAGAAACTCTTTCGGCGATCCTTCTCAAGAAGCTGGCGCAGGATGCCCAGGCCGCCCTCGGTCCGATCGAGGGATGCGTCATCACGGTGCCGGCCTATTACGACGACACGCGGCGGCAAGCCACGCTCAACGCCGGGCGCATTGCCGGCCTGCCGGTGCTGGACATTTTGGACGAGCCGACTGCTGCGGCCTTGGCTTACGCCTGCCAGAGCGGCTGGTTCCATCCCCGCCCGCTGGACGCCTCCGACTCTGGGAATTCGTCGGACCGACCGCGCATTGTCATGATCTACGATCTCGGCGGCGGCACCTTCGACGTCACATTGGTGAAGCTAGCCCGGCAGCGCTTCCAGGTCCTGGCCATCGAAGGGGATGTCCGCCTGGGAGGGCGCGACTGGGACGAACGCCTGGCGAACTGGGCGGCGGAACAATTCCTCCAGCACTTCCACGCCGATCCGCGGGATGATCCCCAATCCTGCGCCCAATTGCTCGCGAATGCGGAACGGGTCAAGCGTACTCTTTCCAAAATCGAGCAGACGACCTTCACGCTCAATTATGCTGGCCAGAGATTGACTTTGCCGGTCACGCGGGCCGACCTGGAACAGCTCACCCAGGACCTCCTCCTGCGCACGCGTCTGACGGTCCAGCAACTCTTGCAGCAAGCCCATTTAGACTGGGAGCAGGTGGACCAGGTGCTCTTGGTCGGGGGCAGCACGCACATGCCGGCGGTGACGCGGATGCTGCGGGAGCTGAGCGGGCGGGACCCGAACCGTTCTCTGGCGGTCAGCGAGGTGGTGGCGCGCGGCGCCGCCCTGCATGCCGGCATCCTGGGTGCCCGGCGCCAACTGTTTCCTGCCGCGCCTTCATTGCGCCCGGGGTCCGGGGAGTCCGCCGCCGGCTTCCGCTGGGACGAGATCGTGGAAATCCACGTCAACGCCCACAGTCTCGGCGTGGAGGTCCGCAACGGTCCGGACCGGATTCACCACAAGCTCATTGGGAAGAACACGCAACTGCCGGCGAGCGCGGAGCATGTGTATTACACGGTTCGGGAGAACCAATCCCGCGTGCGGGTGCGCATTTTGCAAGGGGAAGCGCATCAGGCCGACGCCTGCATTCCGGTGGGGGAATGCTGGATCGAGGACCTGCCGCCGGGGCTGCCCCAGGGTTCGCCCATCCGCGTCCGCTGCACGGTGCAAGCCAACGGCTGCATCCACGTCTCCGCCGCGGACTTAACCAGCGGCCGATCGGTCACCGCCACCCTCTACCGTCCCAGCGGACTGACCGACGAGCAGATCGCCCGCGAAGCCGACTGGCTCTCCCAACTGCGCATCCTCTGA
- a CDS encoding 30S ribosomal protein S1, producing MPNRKLLREIDLGEEVIQQTDQQFEQALPEWLFNQERDFEPNKVVTGKVLEIRGDEVVVDIGYKSEGVVKAEEWRDETGVLHLPQPGDTVEVLIEDTETDEGTIPLSYRKAKRQKEWSLFLEKCKEGDVVSGTVLKKVKGGLLVNIGVNAFLPSSQVDIRRPQSLDEYIGKTIECVILKIDESRRNIVVSRRKLIEDRRKIQKEKLLAELQEGQIRKGVVKNIAEFGAFVDLGGLDGLLHVTDMGWQRVTNPHDVVKLDQEIEVYILHIDREKEKIALSLKHKTPSPWENIEQKYPVGSRHIGEVVNIMPYGAFVKLEPGIEGLVHISEMSWVKRINDPREVVNIGDKVEVQVLAINHEKKEISLGIKQCQVNPWDEVTRKYPPGTIVTGTVRNLTSYGAFIEIEEGIEGLLHVSDMSHVRKVSNPAELLQKGQQITCVVLNVDQERKRVGLGLKQMSPDPWETDIPSRYKPGQKCRGRVTKLTNFGVFVELEPGLEGLLHISELADHKVESPEEVVQVGQEVEVKVLRVDPKERKIGLSMRQVDDGQGSQEAAAPAEDSGEAPSRSRESKRELRGGTGAAGPLIQLPSDADNPPAAS from the coding sequence ATGCCAAACCGCAAGCTGCTTCGTGAAATCGACCTCGGAGAAGAGGTCATTCAACAGACCGACCAACAGTTCGAGCAAGCCCTCCCCGAATGGCTGTTTAACCAAGAGCGGGATTTTGAACCGAACAAGGTCGTCACCGGCAAAGTCCTGGAAATTCGCGGCGACGAAGTGGTCGTAGACATCGGCTACAAATCGGAAGGCGTTGTCAAGGCGGAAGAATGGCGGGACGAGACCGGCGTGCTCCACCTGCCCCAGCCGGGCGACACCGTCGAGGTGCTCATTGAGGACACCGAAACCGACGAAGGCACCATCCCGCTGTCCTACCGCAAGGCCAAGCGCCAAAAGGAATGGAGCCTGTTTTTGGAAAAATGCAAGGAAGGAGATGTGGTCAGCGGCACCGTCCTGAAAAAAGTCAAAGGTGGTCTGCTGGTCAACATCGGTGTCAACGCCTTCCTCCCGTCTTCCCAGGTGGACATCCGCCGGCCCCAATCCCTGGACGAATACATCGGCAAGACCATCGAGTGCGTCATTCTCAAAATCGACGAGTCCCGGCGCAACATCGTGGTCAGCCGCCGCAAACTCATCGAGGATCGCCGCAAAATCCAAAAGGAAAAACTGCTGGCCGAGCTGCAAGAAGGGCAAATCCGCAAAGGCGTGGTCAAAAACATCGCCGAGTTCGGCGCCTTCGTCGATCTGGGCGGCCTCGACGGCTTGCTCCACGTCACCGACATGGGCTGGCAACGTGTCACTAACCCCCACGACGTCGTCAAACTCGATCAGGAAATCGAAGTCTACATCCTGCACATCGACCGCGAAAAGGAAAAAATCGCCCTCTCCCTCAAGCACAAGACCCCCAGCCCCTGGGAAAACATCGAGCAGAAATACCCCGTGGGCAGCCGCCATATCGGCGAGGTGGTCAACATCATGCCCTATGGCGCTTTCGTCAAGCTCGAACCCGGTATCGAAGGACTGGTCCACATCTCCGAGATGTCCTGGGTCAAGCGGATCAACGATCCCCGCGAGGTGGTCAACATCGGCGACAAGGTCGAAGTCCAGGTGCTGGCCATCAATCACGAGAAAAAGGAAATCTCCCTGGGCATCAAGCAGTGCCAGGTCAATCCCTGGGATGAGGTCACGCGCAAGTATCCGCCGGGCACCATCGTCACGGGTACGGTGCGCAACCTGACCAGCTACGGGGCCTTCATCGAGATCGAGGAGGGAATCGAAGGACTGCTCCATGTCAGCGACATGAGCCATGTCCGCAAAGTGTCCAATCCCGCGGAGCTGCTCCAGAAGGGGCAGCAGATCACCTGCGTGGTCCTCAACGTCGACCAGGAACGCAAGCGGGTCGGGTTAGGCTTGAAGCAGATGAGTCCCGATCCGTGGGAGACGGACATTCCCAGCCGGTACAAGCCGGGGCAGAAGTGCCGGGGCCGGGTCACCAAACTGACGAACTTCGGGGTGTTCGTCGAGCTGGAACCGGGTCTGGAAGGGCTGCTGCACATCTCCGAGCTGGCCGACCACAAGGTGGAAAGCCCGGAGGAAGTCGTGCAGGTGGGCCAGGAAGTCGAGGTCAAGGTCCTGCGGGTCGATCCCAAGGAGCGCAAGATCGGCCTGTCCATGCGCCAGGTAGACGACGGCCAGGGAAGCCAGGAGGCGGCCGCCCCCGCGGAGGACAGCGGCGAAGCGCCCAGCCGCAGCCGGGAAAGCAAGCGGGAACTGCGCGGCGGAACCGGAGCGGCCGGACCCCTCATCCAGCTTCCCAGCGACGCGGACAATCCCCCCGCTGCTTCCTGA
- a CDS encoding RraA family protein: protein MRVPEDVLNRLRQFDTPTICNVLELFDYRPRTAGYMDSRIRACFPQLPPMVGFATTATFRAAAPPRSGDTYMGLSEQVERIAALDGPKVVVFQDLDDPPVAATFGEVMCTTYKAFGCVGIITSGAGRDLDQIEKLQFPCFTSGTICSHGYTQIVALDCPVRVGGVWVHPGDLLHGDRNGVTTIPLELAGWVADACPEFLAAEAVILEYLQAGHVTPAGFAKARDECKRRIHELGKKLRDHAARLQIL from the coding sequence ATGCGCGTGCCGGAAGATGTGCTCAACCGCTTGCGGCAGTTTGATACGCCCACGATCTGCAATGTGCTGGAGCTGTTCGACTACCGCCCGCGGACGGCGGGGTACATGGACAGCCGGATTCGGGCCTGTTTCCCGCAGCTTCCGCCGATGGTGGGTTTCGCGACGACGGCGACCTTCCGAGCCGCCGCTCCGCCCCGCAGCGGAGATACCTACATGGGCCTGAGCGAACAGGTGGAGCGGATCGCTGCCCTGGACGGCCCCAAGGTCGTCGTCTTCCAGGACCTGGATGATCCGCCGGTGGCCGCTACCTTCGGCGAGGTGATGTGCACCACGTACAAGGCCTTCGGCTGCGTCGGCATCATCACCAGCGGGGCCGGACGCGACCTCGACCAGATCGAAAAACTCCAGTTCCCCTGCTTCACCAGCGGTACCATCTGTTCCCACGGCTACACCCAGATCGTGGCCCTGGATTGCCCCGTGCGCGTCGGCGGCGTCTGGGTGCATCCTGGCGATCTGCTCCACGGGGACCGCAACGGCGTGACCACCATCCCGCTGGAGCTGGCCGGGTGGGTCGCGGACGCCTGCCCGGAGTTCCTCGCCGCCGAGGCCGTCATTCTCGAATATCTCCAGGCCGGGCACGTGACCCCCGCGGGCTTCGCCAAGGCCCGCGATGAATGCAAACGCCGCATCCACGAGCTGGGGAAAAAACTCCGCGACCACGCCGCCCGCCTGCAAATCCTCTGA
- a CDS encoding leucine-rich repeat domain-containing protein gives MQRRLPLAGVWFGLVVAFLLSEGSGRGQPNEPAGKAKLRRLPQEVVQRWRAAGAEAGWLRVNEYGFIQFLEEQEAQAGDLPGFRFRTRPGDGVVGKLPAPGAPFGLDLRGSTITDTRLKEIAQLQNLQSLNLMKTRITDAGLKEIAQLKNLHTLNLWGTRISDTGLKKLIELKNLQWLSLSLTQITDAGLKELVHLQNLQTLDLSGTKITDAGLKELTQLQNLQWLSLSLTQITNAGLKELAQLQNLQALSLSFTPITDAGLQHLAKLQKLQTLYLFGTKITDAGLKHLTPLQNLQWLDLHSTRITDAGLQHLTHLKNLQTLNLDDTPITDAGLRELTHLQNLQTLNLCGTPITDAALKHLAKLQNLQTLDLSFTPITDAGLQHLAKLQNLQTLYLFGTQITDAGLKHLTPLQNLQELYLSRTRITDAGLKELTQLKNLQRLKLGGTQITDVGLRELSGLKLRELIIPDEAQTNLGLKHYLAAMQPPTRLSLSGWKITDTGLKELTQLKNLLELDLGSTKITDAGLKELTQLQNLQWLDLSGTKITDAGLPHLVQLQNLQGLNLGSTKITDTGLKELTQLQNLQALWLDNTRITDTGLKELTQLQNLQALWLDSTRITDAGLKELTQLQNLQLLYLSRTKITDTGLKELAQLQNLQELDLKRTPITDAGLPHLVQLQNLQGLYLYGTRVTVAGVRELRKALPGCIILR, from the coding sequence ATGCAGCGGCGACTTCCTCTGGCGGGGGTGTGGTTCGGTCTGGTCGTGGCTTTTCTGCTCAGTGAGGGGTCAGGTCGGGGACAACCCAATGAGCCAGCGGGGAAGGCAAAACTTCGTCGGTTGCCCCAGGAGGTGGTCCAGCGATGGCGTGCGGCGGGTGCGGAGGCGGGCTGGCTCCGCGTCAACGAATATGGATTCATTCAGTTCTTGGAAGAGCAGGAGGCGCAGGCGGGAGACCTGCCGGGGTTCAGGTTTCGGACTCGGCCAGGGGACGGCGTAGTAGGCAAGCTCCCCGCTCCCGGCGCACCCTTTGGGCTAGACCTGCGCGGCTCCACAATCACGGACACAAGGCTGAAGGAGATAGCCCAACTCCAAAATCTGCAATCGCTGAACCTGATGAAAACTCGGATCACGGATGCGGGATTGAAGGAGATTGCCCAACTGAAAAACCTGCACACCCTGAATCTGTGGGGCACTCGGATCAGCGACACAGGGCTGAAGAAGCTGATCGAGCTGAAAAACCTGCAATGGCTGAGCCTGAGCTTGACCCAGATCACCGACGCCGGACTCAAAGAACTAGTACACCTCCAAAACCTGCAAACGCTGGACCTGAGCGGAACCAAAATCACGGACGCCGGACTCAAAGAACTGACTCAACTCCAAAACCTGCAATGGCTGAGCCTGAGCTTGACCCAGATCACTAACGCCGGACTCAAAGAACTAGCACAACTCCAAAACCTGCAAGCGCTGAGCCTGAGCTTTACCCCGATCACCGACGCCGGACTCCAACACCTGGCCAAACTCCAAAAACTGCAAACGCTGTACCTGTTCGGCACCAAGATCACCGACGCCGGACTCAAACACCTGACCCCACTCCAAAACCTGCAATGGCTAGACCTGCACAGCACCCGGATCACCGACGCCGGACTGCAACACCTGACCCACCTCAAAAACCTGCAAACGCTGAACCTAGACGATACCCCGATCACTGATGCGGGACTCAGAGAACTGACCCACCTCCAAAACCTGCAAACGCTGAACCTATGCGGCACCCCGATCACCGACGCCGCACTCAAACACCTGGCTAAACTCCAAAACCTGCAAACGCTGGACCTGAGCTTTACCCCCATCACCGACGCCGGACTCCAACACCTAGCCAAACTCCAAAACCTGCAAACACTGTACCTGTTCGGCACCCAGATCACCGACGCCGGACTCAAACACCTGACCCCACTCCAAAACCTGCAAGAGCTGTACCTGAGCCGTACCCGGATTACCGACGCCGGACTCAAAGAACTGACCCAACTCAAAAACCTGCAAAGACTGAAACTGGGTGGCACCCAAATCACCGACGTCGGACTCAGAGAACTCAGCGGCTTGAAGCTGCGGGAATTGATCATCCCGGATGAGGCGCAAACGAACCTCGGATTGAAGCACTACCTGGCGGCCATGCAACCGCCGACCCGTCTTAGTCTTTCAGGTTGGAAGATTACCGACACGGGACTGAAAGAACTGACCCAACTCAAAAACCTGCTAGAGCTGGACCTGGGCAGCACCAAAATCACCGACGCCGGACTCAAAGAACTGACTCAACTCCAAAACCTGCAATGGCTGGACCTGAGCGGAACCAAAATCACCGACGCCGGACTCCCACACCTCGTACAACTCCAAAACCTGCAAGGGTTGAACCTGGGCAGCACCAAAATCACCGACACTGGACTCAAAGAGCTGACCCAACTCCAAAACCTGCAAGCGCTGTGGCTCGACAACACCCGGATCACCGACACTGGACTCAAAGAGCTGACCCAACTCCAAAACCTGCAAGCGCTGTGGCTCGACAGCACCCGGATCACCGACGCCGGACTCAAAGAACTGACCCAACTCCAAAACCTGCAATTGCTGTACCTGAGCAGAACCAAAATCACCGACACCGGACTCAAAGAACTAGCACAACTCCAAAACCTGCAAGAGCTGGACCTGAAGCGCACCCCGATCACGGACGCCGGACTCCCACACCTCGTACAACTCCAAAACCTGCAAGGGTTGTACCTGTATGGCACCCGTGTCACGGTTGCAGGGGTTCGGGAACTGCGAAAAGCCTTGCCGGGCTGTATAATCTTGCGTTGA
- a CDS encoding DUF1501 domain-containing protein, whose product MLSIPIGTTRFCDGVSRRAFLQIGAVSFGALHLTLSDLLRAEAAQDPFPRTRHKGLIHIFLGGGPPHQDMWDIKTEAPAEIRGEFQPIATSVPGIQIGECFPRIAQLAHKFVFIRSVVGLQDRHDAIMCTTGWPANSLANMGGRPSIGSVVARLQGAVDPSVPPFIGLAERTQHMPWSDPGQPGFLGPTFAAFRPSGPDMANMVLNTANRDHLPERKTLLRAFDQLKRQLDHSGVLEAADNNTQRALEILTSSRLVEALDLSRESPKVRQRYGDGKPYKYQYDGAPTVNEHLLIARRLIEAGARVVSLSYGRWDSHGKNFDLVRDHGGKLDQCLTALVEDLDARGLLDDVTVIAWGEFGRTPRINKDAGRDHWAPVSCAILAGGGMRTGQVIGSTDRTGGYAKDRPVHYAEIVATLYHNLGLDPSTTTVLDPTGRPQHLVEAKPLPEVI is encoded by the coding sequence ATGCTCAGCATTCCCATCGGAACGACGCGGTTTTGTGATGGTGTCAGCCGCCGGGCGTTTTTGCAGATCGGCGCGGTAAGTTTCGGGGCGCTGCATTTGACGTTGAGCGATCTGCTCCGGGCCGAAGCCGCCCAGGACCCGTTCCCCCGCACGCGGCACAAGGGTTTGATCCACATCTTCCTCGGCGGCGGACCACCGCACCAGGACATGTGGGACATCAAGACGGAAGCACCGGCGGAGATTCGCGGCGAGTTCCAGCCCATTGCCACGAGCGTGCCCGGCATCCAGATCGGCGAATGCTTCCCGCGGATCGCCCAACTGGCGCACAAGTTTGTGTTCATCCGCAGCGTGGTCGGCTTGCAGGACCGGCATGACGCGATCATGTGCACCACCGGCTGGCCGGCCAATTCGTTGGCCAACATGGGCGGGCGCCCCAGCATCGGCAGCGTGGTGGCGCGCTTGCAAGGAGCGGTGGATCCCAGCGTGCCGCCCTTCATCGGCCTGGCCGAGCGCACCCAGCACATGCCCTGGAGCGATCCGGGACAGCCCGGCTTCCTCGGACCCACCTTCGCCGCCTTCCGCCCCAGCGGACCGGACATGGCCAACATGGTCCTCAACACCGCCAACCGCGACCACCTGCCGGAACGCAAGACCCTCCTGCGGGCCTTCGATCAGCTCAAGCGGCAGCTCGACCACTCCGGCGTCCTGGAAGCGGCGGACAACAACACGCAGCGGGCGCTGGAAATCCTGACCTCCTCCAGGCTGGTCGAAGCCCTCGACCTGTCGCGGGAAAGTCCGAAAGTGCGGCAGCGCTACGGGGACGGCAAGCCGTACAAGTACCAGTACGACGGCGCGCCGACCGTCAACGAACACTTGCTCATCGCCCGCCGCCTGATCGAAGCCGGAGCGCGGGTCGTTTCCCTCAGCTACGGCCGCTGGGACAGCCACGGCAAAAACTTCGACCTGGTCCGCGATCACGGCGGCAAACTCGACCAATGCCTCACCGCCCTGGTGGAGGACCTGGACGCCCGCGGCCTGCTCGATGATGTCACCGTCATCGCCTGGGGTGAGTTTGGCCGGACCCCCCGCATCAACAAGGACGCCGGGCGCGACCACTGGGCACCGGTCAGTTGTGCCATCCTGGCCGGCGGCGGCATGCGCACCGGGCAAGTCATCGGCAGCACCGACCGCACCGGCGGCTACGCCAAAGACCGCCCCGTCCACTACGCCGAGATCGTCGCCACCCTCTACCACAACCTCGGTCTCGACCCCTCCACCACCACCGTGCTCGACCCCACCGGCCGACCCCAGCACCTGGTCGAAGCCAAGCCCCTGCCGGAGGTCATCTGA
- a CDS encoding ABC transporter permease, with the protein MGGRVEWLLAVQGLWRQKVRSLLTLLGIALGSLALAFSLSLTLGLRAFIAREFHSRAEFWRVLVHADPAEGDVAAAPAAVVTIRGQVSPERRERLQAALAERYFARHPRRGQRMLTPELLAEVASWPDVEAVQAYRSVEARLSLPGSDAVALGTLICGPLEELSPRLLCGRLPQPGAREVVVNELMLYDLGRGSDADLPALLGGEVEVVLGRVRQSPPLALARVLSGRLLGDDLTRTQLEALEHLAEQLPQRLEHFTLTAAERAALHALLAPSAANAPATDATTTVRSRLRICGVVRLLTREERKRRTPLDNWELARGDLFLAPDPGEELLQALPWIREGDLGAALLRIRPGGDVLGVVQAVEAKHLRTISAAKWFASAQREVALIATGLNLFAFLALGVAAVGIANTLVTNVLERTREIGILRSVGATQGQVQRLFLREGALLGAIGGALGLFLAWLLMWPADAWLRAQVAQLASEEKLLSESLFVTPWWLGPATWLFVLLWTLLAAAYPARRAARLDPVQALRYE; encoded by the coding sequence ATGGGCGGTCGCGTGGAGTGGCTCTTAGCGGTGCAGGGATTGTGGCGGCAGAAGGTGCGGAGCCTGCTGACGCTGTTGGGGATCGCCTTGGGGTCGCTGGCTTTGGCCTTTAGTCTGTCGTTGACGTTGGGGCTGCGGGCGTTCATTGCGCGGGAGTTTCACAGCCGGGCGGAGTTTTGGCGGGTGCTGGTTCATGCGGACCCGGCGGAGGGGGATGTGGCGGCGGCACCGGCGGCGGTGGTGACGATCCGCGGCCAGGTGTCCCCGGAGCGGCGGGAGCGGTTGCAGGCGGCGCTGGCGGAACGGTATTTTGCCCGGCATCCCCGGCGGGGACAACGGATGCTGACGCCGGAGTTGCTGGCGGAAGTGGCGAGCTGGCCCGATGTGGAAGCGGTGCAGGCCTACCGCAGCGTGGAGGCACGCCTGAGTCTGCCGGGCAGCGACGCGGTGGCCCTGGGCACCCTCATCTGCGGCCCGCTGGAGGAACTCTCCCCGCGGCTCCTCTGCGGACGTTTGCCTCAGCCGGGGGCGCGGGAAGTCGTGGTCAACGAACTGATGCTCTACGACCTGGGCCGGGGAAGTGATGCCGACCTGCCCGCTCTGCTGGGCGGCGAGGTGGAGGTGGTCCTGGGGCGCGTGCGGCAGTCCCCCCCGCTGGCGTTGGCCCGCGTCCTGAGCGGACGGCTCCTCGGCGATGACCTAACCCGCACCCAACTGGAAGCTCTGGAGCATCTCGCCGAGCAACTGCCCCAGCGTCTGGAGCATTTCACGCTGACCGCGGCGGAGCGGGCCGCCCTGCACGCCCTGCTGGCTCCCTCGGCGGCCAACGCCCCGGCCACCGATGCCACCACCACCGTACGCAGCCGCTTGCGTATCTGCGGCGTGGTCCGCCTCCTGACCCGCGAGGAACGCAAGCGCCGCACCCCCCTGGACAACTGGGAGCTGGCGCGCGGCGATCTGTTTCTGGCTCCCGATCCTGGCGAGGAACTGCTCCAGGCGCTGCCCTGGATTCGGGAAGGGGACCTGGGGGCGGCCCTGCTGCGCATTCGGCCCGGCGGGGATGTGCTCGGCGTGGTCCAGGCCGTGGAAGCGAAACATCTGCGTACCATCTCGGCGGCCAAATGGTTCGCCAGCGCTCAGCGTGAAGTCGCTTTGATCGCCACGGGACTCAATCTCTTCGCCTTCCTCGCGCTGGGGGTGGCAGCGGTCGGCATTGCCAATACCCTGGTGACCAACGTGCTGGAGCGGACGCGAGAGATCGGCATCCTGCGTTCGGTTGGCGCGACGCAAGGGCAGGTGCAACGGCTGTTCCTGCGGGAAGGGGCCTTGCTGGGAGCGATCGGGGGTGCGCTGGGTCTGTTCTTGGCTTGGCTGCTCATGTGGCCGGCGGACGCCTGGCTGCGCGCCCAGGTGGCTCAACTGGCGAGTGAGGAAAAGCTCCTCTCCGAATCCCTCTTTGTCACCCCCTGGTGGCTGGGGCCGGCGACCTGGTTGTTCGTCCTCCTCTGGACGCTCCTGGCCGCCGCCTATCCCGCCCGCCGTGCCGCCCGCCTTGACCCCGTCCAGGCCCTGCGTTACGAGTGA